The following is a genomic window from Microbispora sp. ZYX-F-249.
CCCCAGCCCCAGCCCCACGCTCACGCCCACGGCGGGACCGGGCGGTTGCACGGCGACGATGCAGACCGTCAACTCCTGGGGCGGCGGGTTCCAGTCCAGCGTGACGGTGCGCGCGGGCAGTTCGGCCATCAGAGGCTGGACGGTGACCTGGAGCTGGCCCGGCTCCCAGTCCGTCAGCCAGCTGTGGGGAGGCCTGCAGTCCGGCTCCGGCTCCTCCGTCAGCGTGCGCAACGAATCGTGGAACGGCACCCTGGGCGCGAGCGCCTCCACCACCTTCGGCTTCGTCGCCAACGGCACCGCCGCCACGCCGACGTTGACCTGCAGCGCGTCCTGACGGACAGCGCGACGGCGATCGTCTGACACCGGCCGTGCGGCGGGAAGGGCTTACCTCCCCGCCGCACGGCCGTCGCGTCTACTCACAGGCTGGAGACTGTCCCAATCGAACCGTCGCCATGAAAACTTCATCCGATATTTCGGCAGCTCAACGGGCATCTAAGGGGCTCAGCACTTGAAATGTTTCTGGGAATCTTTGACATGTTTCAGTCTCGTTCCCCAGAATGATGCCCCGGCGAACCCCTGGGCCGGGCGGTGCTCACCCACCGGTGGACAGCACCGTCCGGCCCTCCCGCGATCGGAGGAGCAAGAGATGGCCGACAGCGCCGTGCCCATGGGAAGACGTGCAGGCTTACGCAAGATGC
Proteins encoded in this region:
- a CDS encoding cellulose binding domain-containing protein; this encodes PSPSPTLTPTAGPGGCTATMQTVNSWGGGFQSSVTVRAGSSAIRGWTVTWSWPGSQSVSQLWGGLQSGSGSSVSVRNESWNGTLGASASTTFGFVANGTAATPTLTCSAS